One window from the genome of Chloroflexota bacterium encodes:
- a CDS encoding IS630 family transposase, giving the protein MRKPETVIALAVEERQNLKEMVKCRTAPYRDVQRARLILLAAEGMSNTAIAQEVGLSRARVVLWRQRFVGSRLAGLKDMPRPGAAPKYGRDTERRILMQLDASPPSGYASWTGRLVAQALGDVSPHQVWRVLRIHGIHLRRRRSWCVSTDPQFAEKAADIVALYLDPPENALVLSVDEKPAIQALERAQGWLRLPNGEAVRGFSHEYKRHGTTTLFAALDVATGLVKTGHYRRRRRREFLDFMNRIIAQYPDRKLHVILDNLNIHKPKHDRWLSRHPNVFLHYTPTHASWLNQVECWFSILWRQALQGLNATSLQDVCRAIDSFTLAHNEHAEPFEWTKRVIHPGHLKHMYGDLCN; this is encoded by the coding sequence CATTGGCAGTGGAAGAACGACAGAATCTAAAGGAGATGGTCAAGTGCCGGACAGCTCCGTACCGAGACGTGCAGCGAGCACGTCTCATCCTGCTGGCCGCGGAAGGGATGAGCAATACTGCGATAGCACAGGAGGTAGGGCTATCGCGTGCCAGGGTAGTGTTGTGGCGACAGAGGTTTGTTGGCTCTCGTCTGGCAGGGTTGAAGGACATGCCTCGGCCGGGTGCAGCGCCCAAGTATGGCAGGGATACCGAGCGCCGTATTCTGATGCAGTTAGACGCCTCTCCACCATCGGGTTATGCCAGTTGGACGGGGAGACTGGTGGCCCAAGCATTAGGTGATGTATCCCCTCATCAGGTATGGCGGGTACTGAGGATACACGGGATTCACCTCAGAAGGCGGCGGAGTTGGTGTGTCAGTACAGATCCGCAGTTTGCCGAGAAGGCTGCTGACATTGTAGCTCTGTATCTGGACCCGCCAGAAAATGCCTTGGTGCTGAGTGTAGACGAGAAGCCAGCCATTCAGGCTCTGGAGCGGGCCCAAGGCTGGCTGCGTTTGCCCAATGGAGAAGCTGTCCGGGGGTTCAGTCATGAGTACAAACGTCATGGCACTACTACTCTCTTCGCCGCCCTGGATGTAGCCACCGGTTTAGTAAAAACCGGCCATTACCGCCGGCGTCGACGCCGTGAGTTTTTGGATTTCATGAACCGTATCATTGCCCAGTACCCCGACCGCAAGTTGCATGTCATCCTGGATAACCTGAATATTCACAAGCCCAAGCATGACCGCTGGTTATCCCGCCACCCTAACGTCTTCTTGCACTACACTCCCACCCATGCCTCTTGGCTAAACCAAGTGGAATGTTGGTTCAGCATCCTCTGGCGCCAGGCACTGCAAGGGTTGAATGCCACCTCACTCCAAGACGTCTGCCGTGCTATAGACTCTTTTACCCTGGCACATAACGAACATGCAGAACCCTTCGAATGGACCAAGAGAGTAATACACCCTGGTCACCTAAAACATATGTATGGAGATTTATGCAACTAA